The Halalkalibacter krulwichiae genome has a segment encoding these proteins:
- a CDS encoding DUF350 domain-containing protein: MDLTFYLQTFDHFIIYLAVSLVLFLIGTYLFKLLTPYSEREQIRNGNVAVSLKLLGKMAGLVVVLQSAIRHSINLVDLAIWAFIAIIVQVVLHLVVEYVFTRNTSLAKEVEKGNVAVGLFLGESLS, from the coding sequence ATGGATTTAACGTTTTATTTACAAACCTTTGATCATTTTATTATTTATTTAGCGGTTTCTCTTGTTTTGTTTTTAATCGGAACGTACCTTTTTAAGCTGCTAACGCCGTACTCAGAACGTGAGCAAATTCGTAATGGCAATGTGGCCGTTTCATTAAAGCTACTCGGGAAAATGGCTGGACTTGTTGTCGTCTTGCAATCAGCGATTCGTCATTCCATTAACCTAGTTGACCTGGCGATTTGGGCTTTTATTGCGATTATTGTTCAAGTGGTGCTTCACCTGGTCGTTGAATATGTATTCACACGTAACACAAGCTTGGCGAAAGAAGTTGAAAAAGGAAACGTTGCAGTCGGCCTTTTCTTAGGGGAATCTCTGTCTTAG
- a CDS encoding methyl-accepting chemotaxis protein: protein MKLRAKLLLSFLSIIVIFVGLTLYAIYNMSELYEDSVELYQDQLIPTGYVAQMAQLAENTRVQMTTGLLYEDVSLTDRAIENLESIQQLLTLYEGTNTQTEEAAALTRFADNWALFDERVRINRELFIAGNIEGVREGIAIGAPLFRVAREDLLELIAVNERLAAELVEQNEQMYQVSRMTMLIGGFLATGLAVAITLILSKYLLKTIQTVNGRLQEVAEGNLSGEDLHLQTKDEFATLADGVNSMQHSLQRLVTETVEATQQVSASSEQLSASAEQSTHAADQLAALAQQSAEGSDQQLNSLNDVSSAVEQMAASIHQIAQNSAEMSAYSEEAVSQTQSGTEAIERVDEQMLSISNAVSETSQSVERLGAKSVEIGNIVKLITGIAEQTNLLALNAAIEAARAGEHGKGFAVVADEVRKLAEESKQSAAQIYDMITEIQTETNSVITSMQGGAERVQEGLETTSNVTSTFAEIKEAIESVTVKVQEVSASVQEMASVSDHVVHSIETIKTVAEMSVVSSQESSAASQEQLATMEEITAASTSLAELAEGLQQSISKFRV, encoded by the coding sequence ATGAAGTTAAGGGCGAAACTACTTTTGTCTTTTTTATCAATTATCGTCATTTTTGTTGGATTAACACTTTATGCGATCTACAATATGTCAGAGCTGTACGAGGATAGTGTTGAATTGTATCAAGATCAGCTTATTCCTACCGGTTATGTCGCTCAAATGGCGCAATTAGCTGAAAATACGAGAGTGCAAATGACGACTGGTCTCTTATACGAAGATGTGAGTTTAACAGATAGGGCGATCGAAAATTTAGAAAGCATTCAACAACTGCTTACACTGTATGAAGGAACGAATACACAAACCGAGGAAGCAGCAGCGCTTACCCGTTTTGCTGATAACTGGGCTTTGTTTGATGAACGAGTACGGATAAATAGAGAATTGTTTATAGCTGGTAATATCGAGGGGGTACGAGAAGGAATAGCAATTGGTGCTCCTTTATTCCGTGTGGCGCGTGAAGACTTATTGGAGTTGATTGCTGTTAACGAAAGATTAGCGGCTGAGTTGGTCGAGCAAAACGAACAAATGTATCAAGTTAGCCGAATGACGATGCTTATTGGAGGCTTTCTTGCAACAGGGCTTGCTGTAGCAATTACGTTGATTTTAAGTAAGTATTTGTTGAAAACAATTCAGACAGTAAATGGCAGACTGCAAGAAGTCGCTGAAGGTAATTTGAGTGGCGAAGATCTTCATCTTCAAACAAAGGATGAGTTTGCGACGCTTGCTGACGGTGTGAACTCGATGCAACATAGCTTACAACGATTAGTAACGGAAACGGTTGAAGCAACGCAGCAAGTATCGGCTAGTTCGGAACAATTATCAGCGAGTGCTGAACAAAGTACGCATGCAGCTGATCAGCTAGCCGCTTTAGCTCAGCAGTCAGCTGAAGGGTCGGACCAGCAGTTGAACAGCTTAAATGATGTATCCTCGGCAGTCGAACAAATGGCTGCAAGCATTCATCAAATTGCACAAAACAGTGCAGAAATGAGTGCATATTCTGAAGAAGCCGTATCCCAAACGCAATCCGGTACAGAAGCGATCGAACGTGTTGACGAACAAATGCTGAGCATTTCAAACGCTGTTTCCGAAACGTCCCAATCGGTTGAAAGACTAGGTGCAAAGTCGGTTGAAATTGGCAACATCGTCAAATTAATTACCGGCATTGCTGAGCAAACGAATCTTCTTGCCTTAAACGCTGCGATTGAAGCGGCACGTGCAGGCGAGCATGGAAAAGGCTTTGCCGTTGTGGCAGATGAAGTCAGAAAGCTTGCAGAGGAATCAAAGCAATCTGCAGCACAAATCTATGACATGATTACGGAAATTCAAACGGAAACCAACTCAGTGATCACATCAATGCAAGGCGGTGCAGAGCGTGTGCAAGAAGGGCTTGAGACAACAAGCAATGTTACGAGCACATTCGCTGAAATCAAAGAAGCGATTGAATCAGTCACTGTCAAAGTTCAAGAAGTGTCTGCATCGGTTCAAGAAATGGCAAGTGTCAGCGATCATGTTGTCCATTCCATTGAAACGATAAAAACTGTCGCAGAAATGTCAGTTGTCTCAAGTCAAGAGAGTTCAGCAGCATCACAAGAGCAGCTAGCGACGATGGAAGAAATCACCGCCGCGTCGACTTCATTAGCCGAACTTGCAGAAGGTTTGCAACAATCGATTTCTAAGTTTCGAGTGTAA
- a CDS encoding efflux RND transporter periplasmic adaptor subunit, with the protein MQRWKAYILLASILLFIGINMYLLLHEDNEIARLQIVDELQSPRQTDIVEAMQKRGVITASKEEFVYVDDRFGSVGSIYVEEGQEVQIGEALFHYENVDMLAAAAELEAKIEQLELRSSQLATEINGLSGLKQPLYQTEDEEESQQHQALIEQQNALYDIQITEKQHQIEQIELEKTTYEQSLTSLQEQHDQLEVISPVTGIVKEINTNRNEPFLTIVSSPFIVGSEVTEEESLEISEGLDVRVFVHDKEPIDGILSEIAQFPTKEPSIDTETMYPFYVELDAESPELKIGYHVDLDIIQTEIEDAIIIPQNTLLHTGDETFVVTAKDGLLVPKSITLGLSTGKSYEVVEGLNTNDFIVSSRVPMTLANRL; encoded by the coding sequence TTGCAAAGGTGGAAAGCATACATACTGCTCGCTAGCATTCTGCTATTTATTGGAATAAATATGTACTTGCTCCTGCATGAAGATAATGAAATCGCTCGTTTGCAAATTGTCGATGAGCTGCAGTCCCCTCGCCAAACCGACATCGTCGAAGCAATGCAAAAACGCGGCGTCATCACGGCAAGTAAGGAAGAGTTTGTTTACGTCGATGACCGCTTCGGTTCCGTTGGGTCGATTTATGTTGAGGAAGGCCAAGAGGTGCAGATTGGAGAAGCCCTCTTCCACTATGAGAATGTCGATATGCTTGCAGCTGCAGCTGAACTAGAAGCAAAAATTGAACAACTAGAGCTTCGGTCCTCACAGCTTGCCACTGAAATCAATGGTTTATCAGGTTTGAAGCAACCACTCTATCAAACAGAGGACGAAGAAGAGTCGCAACAGCACCAAGCGTTAATCGAGCAGCAAAATGCGCTCTATGATATTCAGATCACCGAGAAACAACATCAAATCGAACAAATTGAGCTCGAAAAAACAACCTATGAACAGTCTCTGACATCTTTACAAGAACAGCACGATCAGCTTGAGGTGATTAGTCCTGTAACCGGCATTGTCAAGGAAATCAACACGAATCGTAACGAGCCTTTTCTCACAATCGTCTCATCTCCTTTCATCGTAGGAAGCGAAGTAACCGAGGAAGAATCGCTTGAAATTTCAGAAGGACTTGACGTCCGAGTATTTGTACATGACAAAGAGCCAATAGACGGCATCCTCTCAGAGATTGCGCAGTTTCCAACGAAGGAACCTTCAATCGACACTGAGACGATGTATCCCTTTTACGTCGAACTAGACGCGGAATCGCCTGAATTAAAAATAGGGTACCATGTCGATCTTGACATCATTCAAACTGAAATTGAAGATGCCATCATTATCCCTCAAAACACATTGCTTCATACTGGTGATGAAACCTTTGTCGTAACAGCCAAAGACGGTCTCCTCGTTCCAAAAAGCATCACACTTGGCTTATCAACTGGAAAAAGCTATGAAGTTGTTGAAGGCCTTAATACGAATGATTTCATTGTCAGTTCCCGCGTTCCTATGACCTTGGCGAACCGTTTGTAA
- a CDS encoding glutathionylspermidine synthase family protein: MDKRNAFYAKIPSFWDRLYGSEYALYDCYLLKQQEVDAIRKATEEVYAIFKKGTQIIRNAPDETLLDLGFPKKAVPYLKMVMLPYETVIGRFDFVQTNRGLKLIEFNSDTPTFIRELFEVNGLVCQEFHLANPNEGAEEQLAKALRNSIFHCAQAIGLKGHPNVVFTAHEEDIEDRETMMYLMNVAQVKGASFVPLKDIHIFAGEGVYDCAGNKIDILYRHTYPLEALLEDVSADEFPIGIEFMQLVRERKVGMLNPASAFLMQSKVVMAAIWGMHERRHPLFSDREHDSIGRYFLPTYLDEEPFIETGERYVSKPAFGREGDTVEVRQKGKVLASQPEKTYDEYVKVYQQYVDLPQATIQTEKGRTTAHLLIGSFIINEKPSAFGIRAGAQITDNLSYFLPCGVKGANEWI; the protein is encoded by the coding sequence GTGGATAAGCGCAACGCATTTTATGCGAAGATTCCTTCGTTTTGGGACCGGCTGTATGGTAGCGAGTATGCGTTATATGACTGCTACTTGCTCAAACAGCAGGAAGTTGATGCGATCAGGAAGGCAACAGAAGAGGTCTACGCCATTTTCAAAAAAGGGACGCAGATCATTCGAAATGCACCAGATGAAACGTTGCTTGATCTTGGCTTTCCGAAAAAGGCAGTGCCGTATCTTAAGATGGTAATGCTCCCATATGAAACAGTTATTGGCCGTTTTGATTTTGTTCAAACAAATAGGGGGCTGAAGCTAATTGAGTTCAACTCAGACACACCGACGTTTATTCGTGAATTGTTTGAGGTGAACGGCCTTGTTTGTCAAGAATTTCATCTTGCCAATCCGAATGAGGGGGCCGAAGAACAATTAGCGAAGGCACTCCGGAACAGTATCTTTCATTGTGCACAAGCAATTGGATTGAAGGGCCATCCAAACGTTGTATTTACAGCTCATGAAGAGGACATCGAAGACCGGGAAACGATGATGTATTTAATGAACGTCGCTCAAGTTAAGGGAGCAAGTTTCGTCCCGCTAAAAGACATTCACATTTTCGCCGGAGAAGGTGTATATGATTGCGCAGGAAATAAAATTGACATTCTCTACCGGCATACATATCCGTTGGAAGCTTTGCTAGAAGACGTATCTGCTGATGAATTTCCAATTGGAATTGAATTTATGCAATTAGTCAGAGAGCGTAAAGTTGGAATGTTAAACCCTGCATCGGCCTTTTTAATGCAATCAAAAGTTGTAATGGCAGCGATTTGGGGCATGCATGAACGTCGCCATCCGTTGTTTAGCGATCGGGAACATGACAGCATCGGTCGATATTTTTTACCGACTTATTTAGATGAAGAACCTTTTATTGAAACGGGAGAGCGTTACGTCTCAAAGCCTGCATTTGGCCGTGAAGGAGACACCGTTGAAGTAAGACAAAAAGGGAAGGTGCTCGCTAGTCAACCTGAAAAAACGTACGATGAGTATGTGAAAGTGTATCAACAATATGTCGATTTGCCACAAGCAACGATTCAAACTGAAAAAGGAAGAACGACTGCACACTTACTAATCGGGAGTTTCATTATCAATGAAAAGCCAAGTGCGTTCGGCATTCGTGCCGGTGCACAAATTACTGACAACCTATCTTACTTCCTCCCTTGTGGGGTGAAAGGAGCGAATGAATGGATTTAA
- a CDS encoding DUF3895 domain-containing protein, with protein sequence MEQLSLFGDFEEEKKEIKQETLLSDSHVPAIAKSLVPHQNELLTYLQEGYTAKQLCDHLIKERGFSRETYSQGTPKLYPILMIYLMHLVDQGTLQLEKVDPNGDSNFIDYSPDYVGQKYDAIFKVV encoded by the coding sequence ATGGAACAATTAAGCCTGTTTGGAGACTTTGAAGAAGAGAAAAAGGAAATAAAGCAAGAAACCCTATTGTCGGACAGCCATGTTCCAGCGATTGCAAAATCTCTCGTCCCACACCAAAATGAACTGTTGACCTATTTACAAGAAGGCTATACGGCGAAGCAGTTATGTGATCATCTAATAAAGGAGCGTGGTTTCTCTAGAGAAACATACAGCCAAGGTACGCCAAAGCTCTATCCGATATTAATGATCTACCTTATGCATCTAGTAGACCAAGGTACTCTTCAATTAGAAAAAGTCGATCCGAACGGTGACAGCAACTTTATCGATTATTCTCCTGATTATGTAGGCCAAAAATATGACGCAATTTTCAAAGTGGTATAG
- a CDS encoding DUF2922 domain-containing protein gives MSKRLELIFENEMGGNITLTLDNPVHPANPAAVSAAMDAIVMQNAFISTGGEIVGKKSARFVDRTVEEIEI, from the coding sequence ATGAGCAAACGTCTAGAACTGATTTTTGAAAATGAGATGGGTGGAAACATTACATTGACCTTGGATAACCCGGTACATCCAGCTAATCCAGCGGCAGTCAGCGCAGCAATGGATGCCATCGTGATGCAGAATGCGTTTATTTCAACTGGCGGAGAAATCGTCGGCAAAAAATCAGCCCGCTTCGTTGACCGTACCGTCGAAGAAATCGAAATTTAA
- a CDS encoding DUF1659 domain-containing protein gives MLTNSRLVIQFGNGVDDDGKDILMTKSFTNIKTSATDSQLIAVVTALTPLQEWDLIKVDRTNIHSLV, from the coding sequence ATGCTAACGAATTCTCGCTTAGTCATTCAATTTGGAAATGGCGTTGATGATGATGGAAAAGACATCCTTATGACAAAAAGCTTCACAAACATTAAGACATCAGCAACAGATTCACAGCTTATTGCGGTTGTCACTGCCCTAACGCCTCTTCAAGAATGGGACTTGATCAAAGTTGATCGCACAAATATTCATAGTTTAGTTTAA
- a CDS encoding processed acidic surface protein yields the protein MKGLFMSFLVVLGFVFAPAASYAAPSSSELAIYLKEIGWSKQQMEEHLDFYDLTIKDFESVTELKSFLGPVLTEKNLNKLLVEHGLTKEEATALLIEYGELEEGQAILDVYKFYDDLDFDLYFYNLTPITDENLQQLLNDYELTMDELLALLEENGDSLEYYEFIEDLEWSVDYYLYGSDIDFSEVDDLFSMIGLTDKELERLFEHFASLDYENPAFLEKLEELANRLMAFEDFEDPADLTAEQIAELLSIFKQLLDLFELDVKYYLVKEDEKKPVSLETLMTMTTTNGYGLLIEFYNKQGEFLADILFTADMFGPEIIQETGKDLKQVEKVVTKAKEKQDQKPVTKTEKGAKLPKTASDYVTNTAAGLAIAFGGFLLYRRFKSNHAA from the coding sequence GTGAAAGGCTTATTCATGTCGTTCTTAGTCGTATTAGGTTTTGTTTTTGCTCCAGCTGCAAGCTATGCAGCACCATCTTCTTCTGAACTAGCAATCTATTTAAAAGAAATAGGTTGGTCTAAGCAACAAATGGAAGAACATTTGGATTTCTATGATCTTACCATCAAAGACTTTGAAAGTGTAACGGAACTGAAAAGCTTCTTAGGTCCTGTCTTAACAGAGAAGAATTTAAACAAGCTTTTAGTAGAACATGGTTTAACAAAAGAGGAAGCAACAGCTTTGCTTATTGAATATGGCGAGCTTGAAGAAGGACAAGCGATTTTAGATGTGTATAAGTTTTACGATGATTTAGATTTTGACCTTTATTTTTATAATCTTACTCCGATTACCGATGAAAATTTGCAACAGCTTTTAAACGATTATGAATTAACGATGGATGAGTTGCTCGCTCTATTAGAGGAAAATGGCGATTCTCTAGAATACTATGAATTTATTGAAGACCTCGAGTGGTCTGTAGATTACTATTTATATGGATCTGACATTGATTTTTCTGAAGTAGATGATTTATTTAGCATGATTGGGTTAACAGATAAAGAACTAGAAAGATTGTTCGAACACTTTGCTTCCCTTGATTACGAAAATCCTGCTTTCTTAGAAAAGTTAGAAGAATTAGCGAATCGATTAATGGCGTTTGAAGACTTTGAAGATCCAGCAGACTTAACGGCTGAACAAATTGCAGAGCTTCTTAGTATTTTTAAACAATTACTCGACCTATTTGAGTTAGACGTGAAGTATTATCTTGTAAAAGAAGATGAGAAAAAGCCTGTTTCATTAGAAACGTTGATGACAATGACTACGACAAATGGATATGGGTTGTTAATAGAGTTTTATAACAAACAAGGCGAATTCTTGGCAGATATATTGTTTACAGCAGACATGTTTGGACCTGAAATCATTCAAGAAACAGGAAAAGATTTGAAACAAGTTGAGAAAGTCGTGACAAAAGCGAAAGAAAAACAAGATCAAAAGCCAGTAACGAAAACGGAAAAAGGAGCAAAGTTACCTAAGACTGCTTCTGACTATGTAACAAATACGGCAGCGGGTCTCGCAATCGCATTTGGTGGTTTCCTTCTTTACCGTCGTTTTAAATCAAACCATGCGGCATAA
- a CDS encoding class D sortase, producing MRHKKLIFLLICSAIIGFGLWFSTTNAFKFVKGYYLFKTAESAVVEPVEVNDLVEEEESEDETDRPADSLYPLQPEKGDLMGELYIPKLEATLPIYHGTDEDELEKGVGHFAGSVLPGENDNSVLSGHRDTVFRRLGEVGENDLLIVRTGAGEFTYKVRKVRIVDEDDRTVIVPKPRATLTVSTCYPFDFIGSAPERYILVAELRGE from the coding sequence ATGCGGCATAAAAAGCTGATTTTCCTACTTATTTGTAGTGCAATCATTGGTTTTGGCTTATGGTTTTCAACAACGAATGCATTTAAATTTGTAAAGGGTTATTATTTGTTTAAAACAGCAGAAAGTGCCGTTGTCGAACCAGTGGAAGTGAATGATCTTGTTGAGGAAGAGGAGAGCGAAGACGAGACAGATCGACCTGCTGACTCTTTGTATCCCCTCCAGCCTGAAAAAGGCGACTTAATGGGAGAACTCTACATTCCAAAGCTTGAAGCAACGTTGCCTATTTACCATGGCACAGACGAAGACGAACTGGAAAAAGGAGTCGGTCACTTTGCGGGCAGTGTGCTGCCGGGTGAAAATGACAATTCCGTCTTGTCCGGGCATCGTGACACGGTGTTTCGCAGACTTGGGGAGGTCGGTGAAAATGACTTGCTCATTGTAAGAACAGGTGCCGGCGAGTTCACGTATAAGGTACGGAAGGTGAGAATTGTTGATGAGGATGACCGTACCGTCATTGTACCTAAGCCGCGTGCGACATTAACAGTGTCGACTTGTTATCCATTTGATTTCATTGGGTCTGCACCAGAGAGGTATATTTTGGTGGCGGAGTTACGAGGAGAATAG
- a CDS encoding PAS domain S-box protein, whose translation MKTFDPKAISQSFHLAAVGMAIIDLEGRWIDVNRAFCELVGYSEGELLLTSYFELSRPDDEELERSYLEQMWSDKLPFYQVEKCFFHKSGYDIVSSVNGTLVYDEDNNPSSILLQIHNLTQIDRPNKEQAYRFLVENTLDVIVRLTPELHFQYVTPNAFTMFGYHPEELVGTPFSHFVHPEDMKKINESGLLSQFFSRSLTFRFIKKDGSFIWIETKCNDIYSEGEKIETISVFRNINKRNLAEVNLLNSEKKVRAIFESANDAIIVVDEKMTIINWNKAAERLFGYTNQEAVGQNTNLIFKSCSKSKYINGVELYQELGAAKKTIEVAAVSRDGTEIPVEITLSSWKVDGEVFLSAMVRDVTTRKKTEEILLNSEKLTVAGQFAAGIAHEIRNPLTSINGFLQLLRHELSEEPYYFPIIIKEINRIEVILSELLLLAKPQRTTDRKVDLTKVAKQIATLTSAHATLYDIEIIMEVEEGSSYTLLGDENQIKQTLINFLKNAIEAMPNGGEVKLQMTTNESNEIVIKVVDQGVGIPPEQLSKIGNPFFTTKETGTGLGFMISKQIVENHQGKLEILSEVDIGTTIEITFPQVTVQ comes from the coding sequence ATGAAAACCTTTGACCCAAAGGCGATAAGTCAATCCTTTCATTTGGCAGCAGTTGGTATGGCAATCATTGATTTAGAAGGAAGATGGATAGACGTTAATAGAGCCTTTTGCGAGCTAGTCGGCTACTCTGAGGGTGAGTTACTGTTAACAAGTTACTTCGAGCTAAGTAGACCAGATGATGAAGAATTGGAACGCTCTTATTTAGAGCAAATGTGGAGCGACAAGCTACCTTTCTACCAAGTCGAAAAATGCTTCTTTCATAAATCAGGTTATGACATTGTAAGCTCAGTCAATGGTACGTTAGTGTATGATGAGGATAATAATCCTTCATCGATTCTCCTGCAAATACATAATCTTACTCAGATCGACCGTCCAAATAAAGAACAAGCTTATCGTTTTCTTGTTGAGAATACGTTAGATGTCATAGTTCGGTTAACCCCTGAATTGCATTTTCAATATGTAACCCCAAATGCCTTCACGATGTTTGGTTACCATCCAGAGGAGTTAGTTGGTACACCATTTTCACATTTTGTGCATCCTGAAGATATGAAGAAAATCAATGAATCTGGTCTGTTATCTCAATTCTTCAGCCGCTCACTTACGTTTCGTTTTATTAAAAAGGATGGTTCTTTTATATGGATTGAAACGAAATGTAATGATATTTATTCAGAGGGTGAAAAAATAGAAACAATTAGCGTTTTCCGCAATATTAATAAGAGAAATCTAGCTGAAGTCAACCTTCTGAATTCGGAAAAGAAGGTAAGAGCGATCTTTGAGTCAGCCAATGATGCCATTATTGTCGTCGATGAGAAGATGACGATTATCAATTGGAATAAAGCAGCTGAACGATTGTTTGGCTATACGAACCAAGAAGCCGTTGGTCAAAATACAAACTTGATTTTCAAAAGTTGTTCAAAAAGCAAATACATAAATGGAGTAGAACTATATCAGGAATTAGGAGCAGCGAAGAAAACAATAGAAGTTGCTGCTGTTTCTCGAGATGGTACAGAGATTCCGGTAGAAATCACCTTGAGTAGTTGGAAAGTCGACGGTGAGGTGTTTCTAAGTGCAATGGTTCGAGATGTAACGACGCGTAAAAAAACGGAAGAAATCTTACTTAACTCTGAAAAGCTGACAGTAGCGGGTCAGTTTGCAGCAGGAATTGCTCATGAAATTCGTAACCCTCTGACATCGATTAACGGATTCCTACAGCTACTAAGACATGAATTAAGCGAAGAACCTTATTATTTCCCTATTATCATTAAAGAAATTAATCGCATTGAAGTCATATTAAGTGAATTGTTGCTGCTAGCCAAACCACAAAGAACGACCGATCGAAAGGTAGATTTAACCAAGGTTGCGAAGCAAATTGCGACTTTGACCTCGGCCCATGCGACTTTATACGACATCGAAATCATCATGGAAGTGGAAGAAGGTTCATCATACACCCTCCTCGGAGACGAAAACCAGATCAAACAAACATTGATCAACTTTTTAAAAAATGCGATTGAAGCTATGCCGAATGGTGGAGAAGTCAAGCTTCAAATGACCACGAACGAAAGCAATGAGATTGTCATAAAGGTGGTTGATCAAGGAGTCGGGATCCCGCCAGAACAGCTTTCAAAAATTGGTAACCCCTTTTTCACAACGAAAGAAACCGGTACAGGGCTAGGCTTTATGATTAGCAAACAAATTGTCGAAAATCACCAAGGGAAATTAGAAATATTGAGTGAAGTGGACATAGGGACGACGATTGAGATTACCTTCCCACAAGTAACCGTTCAATAA
- a CDS encoding glutathionylspermidine synthase family protein — MLPYKSLTEPFEPNAYEKRWLELERKVAEKGFTWATLYENYEDNQYMSDSLLVVPASLAREVENASRAVNDIFAKAYQEAMKDRSVIHKTGISVFLWDLLLAENRTAFSYFCRYDFIASANGLKVIEGNTDTPVGLVEAAVAQQVLCEEHHSTNPNEKMAGNIKNAWNQIIKDYQIGSTDTLYFTCADWHDEDKQTVQYLMSLYPQQAKYIPLADIVVEEEDVRTPEGERIDFLYRLYPLEFFLEEKSATGELIGERFIVHVLNEKVKIINPPSALFMQSKAILALITEKKEQWFTRQEQAVIDKYFLPTYETAHGLDSYVKKPVLGREGGGIQIVSGGTVLDEDVDYYQDQPVVFQQYFPMPDQTVDTWDGPYTGKLLIGSHVINGEPSGLFFRVGEHITGNLSMFVAYTTK; from the coding sequence ATGCTCCCATACAAATCATTAACGGAACCATTTGAGCCTAATGCTTATGAAAAGAGGTGGCTTGAACTTGAGCGTAAAGTAGCGGAGAAGGGCTTTACTTGGGCAACGCTCTATGAAAATTATGAAGACAACCAATACATGAGCGACTCACTCCTTGTTGTACCAGCTTCGCTTGCACGCGAAGTGGAAAATGCATCAAGAGCTGTGAACGATATTTTTGCTAAAGCGTATCAAGAAGCGATGAAAGACCGCTCTGTTATTCATAAAACAGGAATTTCCGTCTTTCTATGGGATTTGCTTTTAGCAGAAAACAGGACTGCTTTTTCTTATTTCTGTCGCTATGACTTCATCGCATCGGCCAATGGGTTAAAAGTGATTGAAGGCAACACGGACACGCCGGTTGGGCTAGTCGAAGCAGCCGTTGCCCAGCAAGTGCTTTGCGAAGAACATCACAGTACCAACCCGAATGAGAAAATGGCCGGTAATATTAAGAATGCTTGGAATCAAATCATCAAAGACTATCAAATTGGCAGTACGGACACACTTTATTTCACATGCGCTGACTGGCATGATGAAGATAAGCAAACGGTTCAGTACTTGATGAGCTTGTATCCGCAGCAGGCGAAATACATACCGCTCGCTGATATTGTTGTTGAGGAAGAGGACGTTCGAACTCCTGAAGGGGAGCGCATTGACTTTTTGTATCGACTATATCCGCTTGAATTCTTTTTGGAAGAAAAAAGCGCAACAGGCGAATTAATCGGCGAAAGATTCATTGTTCACGTCTTGAATGAAAAAGTGAAAATCATTAACCCGCCCTCTGCTCTGTTCATGCAGTCTAAAGCGATACTTGCTTTAATTACGGAAAAAAAAGAACAGTGGTTCACACGCCAAGAGCAAGCGGTGATTGACAAGTACTTCTTGCCAACCTATGAAACAGCGCATGGACTCGATTCCTATGTGAAAAAGCCAGTGCTTGGCCGCGAAGGAGGAGGCATACAAATTGTTTCAGGAGGCACGGTGTTAGATGAAGATGTCGATTATTATCAAGATCAACCCGTCGTCTTCCAGCAATACTTTCCGATGCCTGATCAAACGGTTGATACGTGGGACGGACCATATACGGGAAAGCTGTTGATCGGCTCCCACGTCATTAACGGCGAACCAAGCGGTTTGTTCTTCCGAGTCGGTGAGCACATTACCGGCAACCTCTCAATGTTTGTCGCCTATACGACGAAGTAA
- a CDS encoding YvrJ family protein, producing MDMWLPLLSEFGFPVIVTLYLLHRVENKLDLVNHSILKLPESIHQLQYFHSIDPKIRENVDDKRKTV from the coding sequence ATGGACATGTGGCTGCCACTTCTAAGTGAGTTTGGCTTTCCTGTCATCGTCACTCTCTACTTGCTTCACCGCGTCGAGAACAAGCTCGATCTGGTTAACCACTCGATCTTAAAACTGCCAGAAAGCATCCACCAACTTCAATACTTCCACTCAATTGATCCAAAGATTCGAGAGAACGTCGATGACAAGAGAAAAACCGTCTAA